The following coding sequences lie in one Alicyclobacillus curvatus genomic window:
- the ltrA gene encoding group II intron reverse transcriptase/maturase, whose amino-acid sequence MEQRPFSRLHYLLRWNVWIDQSIENVLSNAGAHTSGVDNMTKKDYTTQEARQQLRKEVKHVLRSYMSSPVRRVFIRKLNKPTEKRPLGIPTIVDRVAQDVVRSILEPIYEGKQHPHSYGFRPFRGTHHAIERVRFLIGRHRYEWIVELDIKGFFDNVDHEILLSLLRRTIHDRRLTRVIRNMLKAGLIYEGEFEETELGTPQGGVISPILGNIYLNELDRFIGSKYEFLSPYERSKSKIPCYIVRYADDAVILCRSKEHAELLKEEIAQFLQEKLRLQLSPEKTLVTHADEGFDFLGFNIRRWTRQGKTRVLAKPSRKVIQRFRDTLAKDSKALQIAPGTAAIALLNKKIRGFAEYFRRGNAKDTFLTLDYYLWWLVFHRLKQRTREPPGVVARRFQYRYNEAANLPHHRKSTAKNFGFRDGDGNVHMLDKFGLYKIEYPDKCSQKNPYVVEDREWLDGNRKLRETMKVQQTRFIQRLYGLSKNWGHYRQHIIQRQNNRCSICGCKLMRRNVHVHYLPKTAGERSSQGELIPDNLVASCVSCYRQMRQQRMRK is encoded by the coding sequence TTGGAGCAACGACCTTTTTCAAGACTGCATTATCTGCTGAGATGGAATGTCTGGATTGACCAATCGATTGAGAACGTCCTCAGTAACGCAGGTGCGCACACATCCGGCGTAGATAACATGACGAAGAAGGATTACACAACGCAGGAAGCTAGGCAGCAACTTCGGAAAGAAGTCAAACATGTACTCCGTTCGTACATGTCCAGCCCGGTACGAAGAGTATTTATCCGGAAGCTTAACAAGCCCACGGAAAAGCGCCCGCTCGGTATCCCCACTATCGTCGACCGCGTTGCCCAAGATGTTGTCCGCAGCATCCTGGAACCCATCTACGAAGGGAAGCAGCACCCGCACAGTTACGGGTTCCGACCATTTCGCGGCACACACCACGCCATTGAGAGAGTCCGCTTTCTCATTGGCAGACACCGCTATGAATGGATCGTCGAACTCGATATTAAAGGATTCTTCGACAACGTAGATCACGAAATCCTGCTCAGCCTTTTGCGACGGACGATTCATGATCGCCGACTCACACGAGTCATCCGCAACATGCTAAAAGCGGGACTGATTTACGAAGGAGAATTTGAGGAAACTGAACTGGGTACTCCGCAAGGCGGGGTGATCAGTCCAATTCTTGGAAATATTTATCTGAATGAGCTGGACAGATTCATTGGAAGCAAGTATGAGTTTCTTTCACCTTACGAGCGGAGTAAGTCGAAAATCCCCTGCTACATTGTCCGGTATGCAGATGATGCGGTAATTCTCTGTAGAAGTAAGGAGCACGCTGAACTGCTGAAGGAAGAGATTGCACAATTCCTTCAGGAGAAGCTCAGGCTCCAGTTGTCCCCAGAGAAGACACTCGTCACACATGCAGATGAGGGGTTCGACTTCCTTGGATTCAACATTCGACGATGGACGCGGCAAGGAAAGACACGAGTTCTTGCCAAGCCGAGTCGAAAAGTGATTCAACGGTTCAGAGACACATTAGCTAAGGATTCGAAGGCACTACAAATAGCACCTGGCACAGCTGCCATTGCGCTCCTAAACAAAAAGATTCGAGGATTTGCCGAATACTTCCGACGAGGGAACGCAAAGGACACTTTCCTTACCCTCGATTACTATCTCTGGTGGCTTGTGTTTCACAGGCTTAAACAGAGAACACGAGAACCACCAGGTGTTGTGGCTCGGAGATTTCAATACCGATACAATGAGGCTGCTAATCTACCGCACCACCGGAAGTCCACGGCGAAGAATTTTGGGTTTAGAGATGGCGACGGCAATGTGCATATGCTCGATAAGTTTGGACTCTACAAGATAGAGTATCCAGACAAGTGCTCACAAAAGAATCCCTATGTAGTCGAGGACCGAGAATGGCTAGATGGAAACCGAAAGCTCCGCGAAACGATGAAGGTACAACAGACCAGATTCATTCAGAGGCTATATGGACTGTCCAAGAATTGGGGGCATTACAGACAGCACATTATACAACGGCAGAACAACCGATGTAGTATCTGTGGATGCAAGCTGATGCGCCGAAATGTTCATGTCCATTACCTTCCAAAAACAGCAGGAGAACGCTCATCTCAAGGGGAATTGATACCAGACAATCTTGTTGCCTCGTGCGTTTCATGCTACAGGCAAATGCGACAGCAGCGCATGCGTAAGTAA
- a CDS encoding AAA family ATPase, producing the protein MTCDRGRHNSHEGTPPNIFVLTGVMASGKSTVAQLLAEKFSRGVHLRGDIFRKMIVGGRENFSPNSSNDGLQQLRLRYEITTSVADKYFNAGFRVVAQDVILGSFLMEFIQMTKSRMNMRLRLAHGYGTNGQKR; encoded by the coding sequence ATGACTTGTGATCGTGGTCGACACAACAGTCATGAAGGAACTCCCCCTAATATATTTGTTCTCACTGGGGTGATGGCTTCTGGAAAATCAACAGTGGCTCAACTTCTTGCAGAGAAGTTCAGCCGTGGAGTTCACTTGCGTGGGGACATCTTTCGTAAAATGATTGTTGGCGGCAGAGAGAATTTCAGTCCAAACTCTTCAAACGATGGGCTTCAACAACTGCGTCTGAGATATGAGATCACGACGAGTGTTGCTGATAAATACTTTAACGCTGGCTTCAGAGTTGTCGCTCAGGATGTAATACTTGGTTCCTTTTTGATGGAGTTCATCCAAATGACCAAGAGCCGTATGAACATGCGTTTAAGGCTTGCCCATGGTTACGGGACAAACGGGCAGAAGAGGTGA
- a CDS encoding amino acid permease, with product MAEPQLRRTLTWVEGTAMAIGAVLGSGVLILPAITAQQAGPASILSWLLMSLLAFPLAMTLGRLGVKYPHAGGIVEYARLAFGPIAGHITAWLFLGTIPIGVPIIALVGANYVAGTFGLPHWTIPLMAAVMLLVSLALHGRGIDIASWTQVLILLLIAILMVSAIVAAEPSIRVSNFYPVMPHGWLPVGTSAVEIFWCFVGWEMVAHMAEEFRDPALDLRRTFLLAPTLAGVLYIALSIVTVGTHAYGSVEGSAPLGKLVGIGLGQAGSMVTGGLALLITMVALHGNIAGFSRMVYSQARIGVFPSFLGRLHKRYATPTGALMALGANFAVVLTIYTMLHVNLGALITWPSTLFLVLYAIAMLSALKLLKGQGWFRQIVPLIPLLVSIGLYTLSGWAMMYPVLLAGAGWLGSRRNIREPSRINRHAS from the coding sequence ATGGCAGAACCACAATTGAGGCGAACATTGACTTGGGTCGAGGGGACGGCGATGGCGATTGGCGCCGTCCTGGGTTCCGGAGTCCTTATTCTTCCTGCCATCACGGCTCAACAAGCCGGTCCTGCTTCGATTTTATCGTGGCTGCTGATGTCTCTGCTTGCATTTCCACTTGCTATGACATTAGGAAGGCTTGGCGTCAAGTACCCCCACGCAGGCGGCATCGTCGAGTACGCCCGATTGGCCTTTGGACCAATCGCAGGTCATATCACTGCCTGGTTGTTTCTGGGAACCATTCCGATTGGCGTACCCATTATCGCGTTGGTCGGTGCCAATTATGTAGCCGGTACATTCGGCTTACCACACTGGACCATCCCGCTCATGGCTGCGGTCATGTTGCTCGTTTCTTTGGCGCTCCATGGACGAGGTATCGACATAGCATCGTGGACGCAGGTACTCATTTTGCTCCTGATTGCAATCTTGATGGTATCGGCGATTGTTGCTGCTGAACCAAGCATTCGCGTCAGTAACTTCTATCCGGTTATGCCGCATGGTTGGCTCCCTGTCGGCACGTCGGCTGTCGAGATATTCTGGTGCTTTGTGGGTTGGGAGATGGTGGCGCACATGGCAGAGGAGTTTCGAGACCCAGCTTTGGATTTGAGGCGAACCTTTCTTCTTGCACCAACCTTGGCCGGTGTACTCTACATAGCCCTGTCCATCGTAACTGTTGGCACGCACGCTTACGGTTCGGTTGAAGGGAGTGCGCCGCTTGGCAAGCTTGTCGGGATTGGTCTAGGCCAAGCAGGTTCTATGGTCACCGGAGGTTTGGCGCTACTCATCACAATGGTTGCCTTACACGGCAACATCGCCGGATTTTCCCGTATGGTCTACAGTCAGGCACGAATCGGAGTTTTTCCATCATTCCTCGGGAGGTTGCACAAGCGTTACGCGACACCCACGGGTGCTTTAATGGCTCTTGGCGCGAACTTTGCTGTCGTCCTTACAATCTACACCATGCTTCACGTCAATCTCGGTGCGCTCATTACGTGGCCGAGTACGCTGTTTCTGGTGTTGTACGCGATTGCCATGTTGTCTGCACTGAAACTGCTAAAGGGCCAAGGATGGTTCCGGCAAATCGTACCGCTCATACCTCTCCTTGTGAGCATCGGGTTATATACACTCAGCGGATGGGCGATGATGTATCCGGTATTGCTGGCTGGTGCGGGGTGGTTAGGTTCTCGTCGCAACATCAGAGAGCCTAGCCGCATCAACAGGCATGCTTCGTGA
- a CDS encoding putative Ig domain-containing protein, translating to MQMKTTGSRPIANAPDGTGNKVDDRDKHPCTRARVSAWRRAFSAGTIFTLLALVLPPTAFAGTSAVTTVMAYVSDEGDVAVIDVATGHKIKNINLPQSSWINSGGSYSTQPGYVAVAPNQQTAYVTTLNSLVPINLLTNTAETPIPLGVTETNGGSPGTAGHVVISPDGNTAYVTDWTGGNVIAINLQSGTHTNIKVGSQPTGVAITPNGNTLVVANYGSDNVSVINLSTNQVTKTLSLPSGAAPEGVAVTPDGSSAYVSESEKNDLASINLSNSTVSNNAIAVNNGTWDIAITPDGSKAYITDSNTVATPFDLTHAQPETAISSSLYHPTGVAVSPDGKWAYVTDYGFGGQVTPINVATNTPSSPIATGPYSLGVVFANITQQASTLSVSLSGTKQSGGNGVYSTPVKVTINTTNSSNPTKYSLDGGNTWQTYGGPVTVSAVGQHTLTYGWADVGGTVYTEGSTSFDIGQLAPDLTTSTVGPGSIGSQSTTKVRVTPETQGDTFAYVLGNSPAASPFLGDPLKTGTKPYISNTDINNVNAGQYLDIYEVNSQNQVQAWHEFQLSSNDIQLAVGAATVVPTKTTVLSGEAVTVTGVVYDVYEHVVPGAKVTLTSSVGSWQTPSVTTDASGLYSDTWIAPTTWTNTNATVTASVYGTNPAVQKQATIQIEAATTGAPTGIQHSYVTQTGWMESWGPVSGATSYDVYLNNTKIGSVTQDVYNFTGQQPGTTYRVQVSSVNAFGQASALSAPDSVSTTVHGPIPPTIITEFFPEPAQIGQAYSGQVRINGGMMPMNWIITSGTLPPGLRLSTQGVISGTPTSAGNYTFTVKVTDANSLSSSKQLTLVVNGTTATGSGSSNSGGSSTSPPISVTSGNDQAARLGQPYHQTLQATGGQTPYTWSIVGGTLPVGLTMNPNTGVISGTPSQTGVYHVTIQVKGADGTTSNKTITVDLLRSNQREVLWNGTPKNVPDIVRMEGTTPTTYMPIWYVMQLLKPMGITSTWDGKEWHMTTSSTPELSNITAGSGKTGIYLNGTLVQEVTTVAATDASTGKATTYMPIWYVMQLLKRVGLQSTWNGTTWTVTK from the coding sequence TTGCAAATGAAGACAACCGGAAGCAGACCGATTGCAAATGCGCCAGATGGTACGGGAAACAAGGTTGATGACAGAGATAAACATCCGTGTACTCGTGCGCGTGTTTCTGCATGGCGCCGAGCCTTCAGTGCAGGTACGATTTTCACCCTATTGGCCCTAGTTTTGCCCCCAACAGCCTTTGCTGGCACCAGCGCCGTCACCACGGTGATGGCCTATGTATCAGATGAAGGGGACGTCGCTGTCATCGACGTCGCAACAGGACATAAAATCAAAAACATCAACTTGCCTCAGTCCTCATGGATCAACAGCGGAGGAAGTTACAGTACTCAGCCAGGCTACGTTGCGGTCGCACCGAATCAACAAACTGCCTACGTGACCACTTTGAATTCGCTGGTCCCAATCAACCTCTTGACGAATACGGCAGAAACGCCAATTCCCCTCGGCGTCACGGAGACCAATGGCGGTTCACCCGGTACTGCAGGCCACGTCGTGATTTCACCGGACGGCAACACTGCGTACGTGACGGACTGGACAGGTGGGAATGTGATTGCCATCAACTTGCAAAGCGGCACGCATACCAACATCAAGGTCGGGTCTCAGCCGACTGGGGTTGCCATCACACCAAATGGCAATACACTAGTCGTCGCGAACTACGGAAGTGACAACGTTAGCGTTATTAATCTTTCTACGAATCAGGTTACAAAGACGCTCTCATTGCCAAGCGGTGCAGCACCGGAAGGTGTTGCCGTGACTCCTGATGGATCGAGTGCGTACGTGTCAGAGAGCGAAAAGAATGACCTCGCATCCATTAACCTGAGCAATTCTACAGTGTCTAACAACGCCATTGCAGTGAACAACGGCACTTGGGATATTGCTATCACTCCAGACGGATCAAAGGCTTATATCACTGACAGCAACACTGTGGCGACACCATTTGACCTAACCCACGCACAGCCCGAGACAGCAATCTCGTCGAGTCTATATCACCCGACAGGCGTTGCGGTTTCACCCGATGGCAAATGGGCCTATGTCACAGACTACGGTTTTGGTGGACAAGTGACGCCTATCAACGTTGCCACAAACACACCATCTTCCCCAATCGCCACGGGACCCTACTCGCTAGGTGTTGTTTTCGCCAACATTACACAGCAAGCTTCAACCCTCAGTGTGTCTTTGTCCGGCACGAAGCAAAGCGGTGGTAATGGAGTCTACAGTACACCTGTCAAGGTGACAATTAATACGACGAATTCGTCCAATCCGACCAAGTACAGCCTTGACGGTGGGAATACTTGGCAGACGTACGGCGGTCCGGTTACGGTCAGTGCGGTCGGCCAACACACCCTGACGTATGGTTGGGCTGATGTGGGAGGAACGGTTTACACCGAGGGGAGCACGTCGTTCGACATCGGGCAACTTGCTCCAGACTTAACGACGTCGACAGTTGGACCCGGCAGCATTGGCAGCCAGAGTACAACGAAAGTCAGGGTGACACCAGAGACGCAGGGTGACACATTCGCATACGTCCTTGGCAATTCTCCCGCCGCATCTCCGTTTCTTGGCGATCCGTTGAAAACTGGCACCAAACCGTACATTTCGAACACTGACATCAACAACGTAAATGCAGGTCAGTACTTAGACATTTACGAAGTCAATAGTCAGAATCAAGTTCAGGCATGGCATGAATTTCAACTCAGCAGCAACGACATTCAACTTGCTGTTGGTGCAGCCACTGTGGTTCCGACCAAGACCACGGTGTTGTCGGGAGAGGCGGTAACGGTTACAGGGGTTGTCTACGATGTCTATGAACACGTAGTACCCGGGGCCAAAGTAACGCTAACCAGCTCCGTAGGTAGTTGGCAAACCCCATCTGTAACGACCGACGCGAGTGGATTGTACTCTGACACCTGGATAGCGCCAACGACGTGGACCAACACGAACGCTACAGTCACTGCGAGCGTATATGGCACAAATCCAGCTGTTCAAAAACAAGCCACCATTCAAATTGAGGCAGCGACAACTGGTGCACCAACGGGAATTCAACATTCTTACGTAACGCAGACAGGCTGGATGGAAAGCTGGGGACCTGTTAGTGGGGCGACGTCGTATGATGTCTACCTGAATAATACGAAGATCGGATCTGTGACACAAGATGTATATAACTTTACGGGTCAGCAACCGGGGACGACGTATCGGGTTCAGGTGTCATCCGTCAACGCTTTCGGACAAGCAAGTGCCTTGTCTGCACCAGATTCTGTGAGCACTACGGTGCATGGGCCGATTCCTCCAACCATTATCACAGAGTTTTTTCCAGAACCAGCTCAGATTGGGCAAGCCTATTCCGGTCAGGTAAGAATAAATGGTGGAATGATGCCGATGAATTGGATCATTACGAGCGGAACATTACCTCCTGGACTGAGACTGAGTACTCAAGGTGTCATTTCAGGCACACCAACGAGTGCCGGGAACTATACGTTTACAGTCAAGGTGACGGATGCGAACAGCCTGTCATCGAGCAAACAGCTGACGCTGGTCGTGAACGGCACCACCGCAACAGGGAGTGGTTCGAGCAATAGTGGAGGGTCGAGTACATCACCCCCAATCTCCGTGACCAGCGGAAACGACCAGGCAGCAAGACTCGGACAGCCCTATCATCAGACGCTGCAGGCGACAGGTGGCCAGACCCCATACACGTGGTCTATCGTGGGTGGAACGCTGCCCGTAGGATTGACCATGAATCCAAATACGGGGGTTATTTCCGGAACACCTTCTCAAACTGGGGTCTATCACGTGACAATACAGGTTAAAGGTGCAGATGGAACGACGTCCAACAAGACCATCACAGTCGACTTACTGAGGTCAAATCAGCGAGAAGTGCTGTGGAATGGAACGCCAAAAAATGTACCGGACATCGTGCGAATGGAAGGGACGACGCCAACCACCTACATGCCAATCTGGTATGTCATGCAACTCCTCAAACCGATGGGTATCACAAGCACATGGGACGGCAAAGAGTGGCACATGACAACGTCAAGCACACCGGAGCTCTCAAACATCACGGCTGGCAGTGGCAAGACAGGCATCTATCTGAACGGTACTTTAGTACAGGAGGTCACCACAGTGGCAGCAACTGACGCATCAACAGGCAAAGCCACAACGTACATGCCCATCTGGTACGTGATGCAACTGCTGAAGCGTGTAGGATTGCAGAGTACGTGGAACGGAACAACGTGGACCGTGACGAAATAA
- a CDS encoding PepSY domain-containing protein, which translates to MSKLKRWWFPTLVAFIILFVCGFWFFTRPLISYQQALQVANEKVKNVASSSQVQFGEVGLAWYNNGRLFDPRKVYIVTGQDNARQFTINYVQALVDARNGKVIAIYSVDYPYQNMFSQTSVREAEQVAENFSPPPKQ; encoded by the coding sequence TTGTCAAAGCTAAAACGCTGGTGGTTTCCCACATTGGTTGCTTTCATTATTCTTTTCGTGTGCGGCTTTTGGTTTTTCACTCGACCATTGATTTCTTATCAACAGGCTCTACAAGTCGCAAACGAAAAAGTGAAGAATGTAGCCTCAAGTTCACAAGTGCAGTTTGGTGAGGTTGGACTGGCGTGGTATAACAATGGACGTTTGTTTGATCCACGTAAAGTGTACATCGTTACTGGTCAGGACAATGCTCGACAGTTCACTATCAACTACGTGCAAGCACTTGTTGATGCTCGAAACGGCAAGGTGATTGCTATCTATAGCGTTGACTATCCATATCAGAACATGTTTTCACAGACAAGTGTGAGGGAAGCCGAACAGGTAGCGGAAAACTTTTCACCCCCCCCAAAACAGTGA
- a CDS encoding LysR family transcriptional regulator, whose product MLLSCHTIVSIVIIDRNDGSGTVELKPLQTFKILADELNFTRTAERLNYAQSSVTAQIQGLEQELGVPLFERLGRRIRLTEAGTRLLRYADEILRLTDEALLAVPGLEEPSGTLTIGAVESLCTYRLAPVLMEYRSRYPKVELVFRTGICVNLRREVFQGNLDLAVTLEAVGHDEGLVFDVLMKEPMLVLARPDHKLVTREHVLPADLEGETILVTEPGCSYRMMFEQALMQSGLRNPKIEFASVEAIKECVMAGLGVTLLPHMAVKEELNQGFLAALHWEGPEFPVVTQICWHKDKWMSPALRSFIDVLRSKIV is encoded by the coding sequence ATGTTACTATCTTGTCATACGATAGTTTCGATAGTAATCATCGACAGGAATGATGGGAGTGGCACAGTGGAACTCAAGCCTCTTCAAACCTTCAAGATTTTAGCGGACGAACTGAATTTCACCCGAACTGCGGAACGTCTCAACTACGCTCAGTCCAGTGTTACGGCACAGATTCAAGGACTGGAGCAAGAATTAGGAGTACCTTTATTCGAACGACTCGGCAGACGGATTCGTTTGACAGAAGCGGGTACTCGGTTGTTACGTTATGCGGACGAAATCTTGCGCCTGACAGATGAAGCTCTTCTAGCCGTCCCTGGCCTGGAAGAACCGAGTGGGACCCTGACCATAGGAGCCGTTGAAAGCCTCTGCACATACCGTTTAGCTCCTGTTTTAATGGAGTATCGGTCGCGATATCCAAAGGTCGAACTAGTTTTTCGAACGGGAATTTGTGTAAATTTGCGGAGAGAGGTGTTTCAGGGTAATTTGGATCTGGCCGTTACCCTCGAGGCAGTTGGGCACGATGAGGGACTCGTATTCGACGTACTGATGAAAGAACCCATGCTCGTACTTGCTCGACCAGATCATAAGCTTGTTACCAGAGAGCATGTACTGCCCGCCGATCTCGAAGGCGAAACTATTCTTGTCACCGAGCCAGGGTGTAGCTATCGAATGATGTTTGAACAGGCATTGATGCAAAGCGGTTTACGGAATCCCAAAATTGAATTCGCCAGTGTGGAAGCCATCAAGGAATGCGTCATGGCGGGTCTCGGTGTCACTTTACTTCCACATATGGCCGTAAAAGAGGAACTGAATCAAGGCTTTCTGGCAGCCCTGCATTGGGAGGGACCTGAATTTCCAGTAGTCACCCAAATTTGCTGGCACAAGGACAAGTGGATGTCTCCAGCGTTGCGATCGTTTATAGATGTCCTCCGAAGCAAAATAGTTTAA
- a CDS encoding TetR family transcriptional regulator, which yields MRNAEATKERILHAAMEEFSAYGIAGARVDRIAKNAGCNKNLIYVYFENKETLFTTVLGQHLTRIYEELPFTPEDLPGYAVKVFDWAMTHPHIVRLMTWHSLEHKADNISERTSVRDKKLKAIIDAQRDGLLGTTFTPGFLMTALMALATAWIPTHPFGPSYDADTVEIPSETRQSIFRAVSLLAKGEES from the coding sequence TTGAGAAACGCTGAGGCAACGAAAGAACGAATATTACATGCGGCGATGGAGGAGTTTTCTGCTTACGGCATTGCGGGTGCACGCGTTGACCGGATCGCTAAAAATGCCGGATGTAACAAGAATCTCATCTATGTTTATTTTGAAAATAAGGAAACGCTTTTTACAACCGTCCTCGGGCAACACTTAACGCGCATTTATGAGGAGTTGCCCTTCACACCCGAGGATCTTCCTGGTTATGCGGTCAAAGTATTTGATTGGGCTATGACCCATCCACATATCGTTCGGTTAATGACATGGCACAGTTTGGAGCACAAGGCAGACAATATATCCGAGCGTACCTCTGTCCGCGACAAGAAACTTAAAGCGATAATTGATGCGCAACGCGATGGCCTTTTAGGAACGACGTTCACTCCTGGCTTCCTGATGACTGCACTTATGGCCTTGGCCACGGCTTGGATTCCGACACATCCTTTCGGGCCGTCGTACGACGCAGATACCGTGGAAATTCCAAGTGAGACCAGACAGTCAATTTTTAGGGCAGTGAGTCTACTTGCTAAAGGTGAAGAAAGCTGA
- a CDS encoding RidA family protein: MEREVSYIQSANLASVDYPYASRVPAGMHLVFLAGACPIDKDGRVPFVNDYELQAKLCVDNLKQALNDSGASLRNVVYTRVLVATQNRADLVNTWNIVKREFGDHDVPSTLSGVTVLGYPNQLVEIEAIAAIAAE, translated from the coding sequence ATGGAGAGAGAGGTTTCATATATACAATCAGCAAATCTGGCTTCCGTTGATTACCCGTACGCCAGTAGGGTACCGGCGGGAATGCATCTCGTATTTTTAGCCGGAGCTTGTCCTATCGATAAAGACGGGCGAGTGCCATTTGTCAATGATTATGAGCTGCAAGCAAAGCTATGCGTTGACAATTTGAAGCAGGCTCTAAATGATAGCGGGGCTTCGCTTCGGAACGTGGTGTATACCAGGGTCCTCGTGGCAACTCAAAATAGGGCAGACTTAGTAAACACCTGGAACATCGTAAAAAGAGAATTTGGAGACCATGATGTGCCAAGCACCTTGTCCGGTGTGACCGTGTTAGGCTATCCCAATCAACTCGTCGAAATTGAAGCCATTGCCGCGATAGCTGCGGAATGA
- a CDS encoding SDR family oxidoreductase → MRPDAIAIRKWRSCMHRNVYSFVYCTLQSLKKRAEVQNKTNCRQTIVQPFFRSLLSYKWEELHEKLRHIRWKQRIGRRFCEMKIITVNQTSAITSIQKLLPNLKRGENAKIILIGSTAGLDNAGNSQVSYVSSKFGIRGVGSAIREHVRKYGIGVTVINPGEIAETPFEQGSEKAISEFQGKRIPAHDIVHLAKCVISLSKVACVKEINVPAMEDMNA, encoded by the coding sequence ATGCGGCCAGATGCCATTGCAATCAGAAAATGGCGGTCGTGTATGCATCGTAATGTATATTCATTTGTTTATTGTACGTTACAGTCGTTGAAGAAACGGGCAGAAGTGCAGAATAAGACGAATTGCCGTCAAACTATAGTACAACCGTTCTTTAGGTCACTTCTATCTTACAAATGGGAGGAACTTCATGAAAAACTTCGTCATATACGGTGGAAGCAAAGGATTGGGAGACGCTTTTGTGAAATGAAGATTATTACCGTCAATCAGACTTCTGCAATTACCTCAATTCAAAAGTTGCTGCCCAATCTGAAGAGAGGAGAGAACGCTAAGATTATTTTGATTGGTTCGACGGCAGGGCTCGACAATGCAGGGAACTCTCAGGTCTCTTATGTGTCCTCTAAATTTGGCATCCGTGGGGTAGGCAGTGCCATTCGAGAACATGTAAGGAAGTATGGCATTGGAGTGACAGTTATTAATCCAGGTGAAATTGCGGAGACCCCATTTGAACAAGGGTCAGAAAAAGCGATTTCCGAATTTCAAGGTAAGCGAATCCCTGCTCACGATATCGTTCATTTGGCGAAATGCGTGATAAGTCTATCCAAAGTTGCATGTGTAAAAGAAATTAACGTACCTGCGATGGAAGATATGAACGCTTAG